The Pseudomonas aeruginosa genome includes the window TGCCCACGGACTGGATCTCCGCCGGCTGGTTGAGCCGCTCGTAGGCCGCGTAGAGGATATAGAAGGCCACGCCGAACAGGAGGAAGGCGTTGAACGCCGCGGCGAGGATCTCGAAGCGGTGGTAGCCGTAGGTCAGGCGATCGTTGGTCGGGCGCCTGGCGATGTTGATCGCGGCCAGGGCGATGGCCAGGGCCACGGCGTCGGTGAGCATGTGCGCGGCATCGGAGATCAGCGCCAGGCTGCCGGTGAGGATGCCGCCGACGACCTCGGCGACGAGGAAGCTTCCGGTCAGCAGCAACGCCCATTTCAGGCGGGTCGAGTTGGTCTGGGCGAAGCTGTGCTCGTGTCCGGCGCTCATGGCGGCTCCTGTGGGGCGGTGGCGGCAGCACCAGCCTACAGGATAGGCAATTGCAAAACTGTCATGCGCCGGGCCGCTCTGGCGCGGCGTCCGCCGCTCCGCTAACCTGCGGCTCAAGCGCGGCCGCAGCCGCGCACGGAACGAGGGGGGACGCATGACTCAACAGCACGACACCCATAGCAAGGCCATCGGCTACCTGCTGTGGATCTTCGGTTTCACCGGTTCGCACCGCTTCTATTACGGCAAGCCGATCACCGGGACGATCTGGTTCTTCACCTTCGGCCTGTTCTTCATCGGCTGGATCATCGACCTGTTCCTCATCCCGTCGATGGACCGCGAGGCCGACCGGCGCTTCCAAGGCGGCAACCTGGACTACAACGTGGCCTGGATCCTGCTGACCTTCCTCGGCGTGCTCGGCGTGCACAGGATGTACATGGGCAAGTGGATCACCGGGATCATCTACCTGTTCACCGGCGGCCTGTTCTTCCTCGGCGTGCTCTACGACTTCTGGACCCTCAACGGACAGGTGTCCGAGCGCAACGGGCCGCAGCGCATCTGAGGCTCGTCGCCAGGTGCGAGAAGCCCGCCATCCGGCGGGCTTTTTCATGGGTGGCGCCACGGTCGGCAGGGAATTCCTCCGGCGGGACTTAAGGAACCAAAGGTTCTAACGTTCTACCTGTAGGTTATTGGCGCCCGCGCGCGCCAGCCCCTATGGTCTGCAAGCCCCAGAACGGATAGGTGCAATGGCTCACGAGGCCGCGCACCGTATCGCTCCGTGCGGAAACACCGAAAGGAGAAAAGATGACTTCCGACTCACGTCCCGCCGTGCTCGACCTGATCGGCAACACCCCGCTGGTTCGCGTGACGCGCTTCGATACCGGCCCCTGCACCCTGTACCTCAAGCTCGAATCGCAGAACCCCGGCGGCTCCATCAAGGATCGCATCGGTGTCGCCATGATCGAGGCCGCCGAGCGTGACGGCCGCCTGCGGCCCGGTGGCACCATCGTCGAGGCCACCGCCGGCAACACCGGTCTCGGCCTGGCCCTGGTCGGCCGCGCGAAGGGCTACCGGGTGGTGCTGGTGGTGCCGGACAAGATGTCCACCGAGAAGGTCCTGCACCTGCGCGCCATGGGCGCCGAGGTGCACATCACCCGCTCGGACGTCGGCAAGGGCCATCCGGAGTACTACCAGGACGTTGCCGCGCGCCTGGCGCAAGACATTCCCGGCGCTTTCTTCGCCGACCAGTTCAACAACCCGGCCAACCCGCTGGCCCACGAGTGCGGCACCGGCCCGGAGCTCTGGGCGCAGACCGGCCACGATCTCGACGCCATCGTCGTCGGCGTCGGCTCCTCCGGTACCCTGACCGGCCTTACCCGGTTCTTCCAGAAGGTCCAGCCGGAGCTGGAGATGGTGCTCGCCGACCCCGAGGGCTCGATCATGGCCGAGTACTCCCGCTCCGGCACCCTGGGTACGCCGGGTTCCTGGGCGGTGGAGGGCATCGGCGAGGACTTCGTACCGGCCATCGCCGACCTCTCCAGCGTGCGCCATGCCTATTCCATCAGCGACGAGGAAAGCTTCGCCATGGCCCGCGAACTGTTGCGCGTCGAGGGCATTCCCGGCGGCTCCTCCACCGGCACCCTGCTGGCCGCGGCGCTGCGCTTCTGCCGCGAGCAGAAGGAGCCGAAGCGGGTGGTCAGCTTCGTCTGCGACACCGGCACCCGCTACCTGTCGAAGATCTACAACGACCAGTGGATGACCGACCAGGGCCTGCTGCAACGCAAGCACTACGGCGACCTGCGCGACATCATCGCGCGGCGCTTCGAGGAGGGCCGGGTGATCAGCGTCGGTCCGGACGACACCCTGCTCACCGCCTTCCAGCGCATGCGCCTGGCCGACGTTTCGCAATTGCCGGTGCTGGACGATGGAAAACTGGTCGGTGTGATCGACGAGTCGGATATCCTGCTCGGCGTCCACGCCGACGCGCCACGCTTCCGCGATGCGGTAAGCAGCGCGATGAACGCCGCGCCGGAAACCCTCGCGCCCGGCGCCAGCCTGGCCCAGTTGCAGGCGGTCCTGGACCGCGGCCTGGTGGCGATCGTTGCCGATGCCAGCGGCTTCCACGGCCTGATCACCCGTTTCGACCTGTTGAACCATTTGCGGAGAAAGCTCACATGAGCCAGCACGACCAGCATCCCGACGCCCCGGCCCAGGCCTTCGCGACCCGGGTCATCCACGCCGGGCAGGCCCCCGATCCCTCGACCGGCGCGATCATGCCGCCGATCTATGCCAACTCCACCTATATCCAGGAAAGCCCCGGGGTACACAAGGGGCTCGACTACGGCCGCTCGCACAACCCGACCCGCTGGGCCCTGGAGCGCTGCGTGGCCGACCTCGAGGGCGGCAACCAGGCCTTCGCCTTCGCCTCCGGCCTGGCGGCGATCTCCTCGGTGCTGGAGCTGCTCGACGCCGGTTCCCACATCGTTTCCGGCAATGACCTCTACGGCGGTACCTTCCGCCTGTTCGAGCGGGTCCGCCGGCGCAGCGCCGGGCATCGCTTCAGCTTCGTCGACCCGACCGACCTGCAGGCCTTCGAGGCCGCGCTGACCCCGGAAACCCGCATGGTCTGGGTGGAAACCCCGAGCAACCCGCTGCTGCGCCTCACCGACCTGCGCGCCATCGCCCAGCTCTGCCGCGCCCGCGGCATCATCAGCGTGGCCGACAACACCTTCGCCAGCCCCTACATCCAGCGCCCCCTGGAACTGGGCTTCGACGTGGTGGTGCACTCCACCACCAAGTACCTGAACGGCCATTCCGACGTGATCGGCGGCATCGCCATCGTCGGCGACAACCCGGACCTGCGCGAGCGCCTGGGCTTCCTGCAGAACTCGGTGGGCGCCATCTCCGGGCCGTTCGACGCCTTCCTCACCCTGCGTGGGGTGAAGACCCTGGCGCTGCGCATGGAGCGCCATTGCAGCAACGCCCTGGCCCTGGCCCAGTGGCTGGAGCGCCAGCCGCAGGTGGCGCGGGTCTACTACCCCGGCCTGGCTTCGCACCCGCAGCATGAGCTGGCGAAACGGCAGATGCGTGGCTTCGGCGGGATGATCTCCCTCGACCTGCGCTGCGACCTGGCCGGCGCCCGGCGCTTCCTGGAGAACGTGCGGATCTTCTCCCTGGCGGAGAGCCTGGGCGGGGTGGAAAGCCTGATCGAGCATCCGGCGATCATGACCCACGCCAGCATCCCGGCGGAAACCCGCGCCGACCTGGGCATCGGTGACTCGCTGATCCGCCTGTCGGTGGGCGTCGAGGCGCTGGAGGACCTGCAGGCCGACCTGGCGCAGGCACTGGCGAAGATCTGAGGCTCCGCAGGGAGCGGCGCCGACCGGCGCGGCTGCCGGCCATCGGGTGTTCCCGGCGAGCATGCCTCGGCGGATAACGCTCCGCGTTATTCGCCCTGCCGTTGAGGCGGGTTGGTGGCAGAGGTTGGGATAGGGCGCCCACCCCGGCAACGGATACGCCCCCGGAATCGCGAACGCGAAGATGAAAAAGCCCGCCGGATGGCGGGCTTTTTCGTGGTGGCAGGGATCAACCCTCGTGGGTCAGGTGTCCGTCCACCAGGGTGTAACGCACTCGTCCCGGCAGGCAGTGACCGACGAACGGGCTGTTCTGCCCCTTCGAGTACCAGCTCTCACCGGCCAGGGTCGAACCCTGCGGGTCGAACAGCACCAGGTCGGCGGCCTGGCCGACCGCCAGGCGCCCGGCAGGCAGGCGTAGTGCCTGGGCCGGGCCGTGGGAGAGGCGGGCGAGCAGGGTCGGCAGGTCGAGCAGGCCGTCCTGCACCAGCGTCATCGCCAGCGGCAGCAGCAGCTCGGCGCCGCTGATGCCCGGCTCGGTGGCGGCGAACGGCGCGTTCTTGGCGTCCGCCTCGTGGGGTTGGTGGTGGCTGGCGATGGCTTGTACCACGCCGTTCTTCACCGCCTCGCGCAGGGCTTCGCGGTCGGCCCTGGTGCGCAGCGGCGGTTGCACGTGGTAGAGGCTGGAGAAGCCCACCAGCGCTTCGTCGGTGAGGATCAACTGGTACAGCGCCACGTCGCAGGTCACCGGCAGGCCACGGGCCTGGGCCTGGGCGACGAGTTCGATGCCGCGGGCGCTGGTCAACTGGCTGAAGTGCGCGCGCACGCCGCTCTGTTCCACCAGCAGCAGGTTGCGGGCCAGGGCCACGGTCTCGGCGGTTTCCGGGATCCCCGCGAGGCCGAGAAAGCTGGCGGTCGGGCCTTCGTGGGCGAGGCCGCCTTCGGCGAGATCGGTGTCCTGCGAGGTGAAGATCACCGTCAGGTCGAAGGTCGCCGCGTACTCCAGGGCGCGCCGCAGGATGCGGTTGCTGGCGAAGCCATGCAGGCCATTGGTGAAGGCCACGCAACCGGTGTCGCGCAGGGCCACCAGTTCCGACAGTTGCTCGCCGCCGAAGCCGCGGGTCAGCGCGCCGATGGGGTAGACCTTGGCGTTGCCGGCCTCGCGGGCGCGGTCGAGGATCAGCTCGGCCACCGCCGGGGTGTCCAGCACCGGCCGGGTGTAGGGCGGGCAGCACAGGCTGGTGGTGCCGCCGGCCGCGGCGGCGCGGGTCTCGCTTTCGACGTTGCCCTTGCGTCCGTAGCCCGGCTCGCGCAGGGCGACGCTGAGGTCGACCAGTCCCGGCGCGGCCACCAGGCCGGCGCCGTCGAGGGTCTTCTGGGCGCTGAAGCCGGCCGGCGCGGCGCCGATGGCGACGATCTTGCCAGCCTCGATATGGAGGTCGCCGACCTGGTCCAGGCCACTGGCCGGGTCGATGACGCGGGCGCCTCGGATACTGATGGTCATTCGGCGTCCTCCTGTTCCAGCTGGCGTTGGGTGTTCTGGCCGCTCATGGCCATGGACAGC containing:
- a CDS encoding dihydroorotase, which translates into the protein MTISIRGARVIDPASGLDQVGDLHIEAGKIVAIGAAPAGFSAQKTLDGAGLVAAPGLVDLSVALREPGYGRKGNVESETRAAAAGGTTSLCCPPYTRPVLDTPAVAELILDRAREAGNAKVYPIGALTRGFGGEQLSELVALRDTGCVAFTNGLHGFASNRILRRALEYAATFDLTVIFTSQDTDLAEGGLAHEGPTASFLGLAGIPETAETVALARNLLLVEQSGVRAHFSQLTSARGIELVAQAQARGLPVTCDVALYQLILTDEALVGFSSLYHVQPPLRTRADREALREAVKNGVVQAIASHHQPHEADAKNAPFAATEPGISGAELLLPLAMTLVQDGLLDLPTLLARLSHGPAQALRLPAGRLAVGQAADLVLFDPQGSTLAGESWYSKGQNSPFVGHCLPGRVRYTLVDGHLTHEG
- a CDS encoding NINE protein, whose product is MTQQHDTHSKAIGYLLWIFGFTGSHRFYYGKPITGTIWFFTFGLFFIGWIIDLFLIPSMDREADRRFQGGNLDYNVAWILLTFLGVLGVHRMYMGKWITGIIYLFTGGLFFLGVLYDFWTLNGQVSERNGPQRI
- a CDS encoding pyridoxal-phosphate dependent enzyme; this encodes MTSDSRPAVLDLIGNTPLVRVTRFDTGPCTLYLKLESQNPGGSIKDRIGVAMIEAAERDGRLRPGGTIVEATAGNTGLGLALVGRAKGYRVVLVVPDKMSTEKVLHLRAMGAEVHITRSDVGKGHPEYYQDVAARLAQDIPGAFFADQFNNPANPLAHECGTGPELWAQTGHDLDAIVVGVGSSGTLTGLTRFFQKVQPELEMVLADPEGSIMAEYSRSGTLGTPGSWAVEGIGEDFVPAIADLSSVRHAYSISDEESFAMARELLRVEGIPGGSSTGTLLAAALRFCREQKEPKRVVSFVCDTGTRYLSKIYNDQWMTDQGLLQRKHYGDLRDIIARRFEEGRVISVGPDDTLLTAFQRMRLADVSQLPVLDDGKLVGVIDESDILLGVHADAPRFRDAVSSAMNAAPETLAPGASLAQLQAVLDRGLVAIVADASGFHGLITRFDLLNHLRRKLT
- a CDS encoding cystathionine gamma-synthase yields the protein MSQHDQHPDAPAQAFATRVIHAGQAPDPSTGAIMPPIYANSTYIQESPGVHKGLDYGRSHNPTRWALERCVADLEGGNQAFAFASGLAAISSVLELLDAGSHIVSGNDLYGGTFRLFERVRRRSAGHRFSFVDPTDLQAFEAALTPETRMVWVETPSNPLLRLTDLRAIAQLCRARGIISVADNTFASPYIQRPLELGFDVVVHSTTKYLNGHSDVIGGIAIVGDNPDLRERLGFLQNSVGAISGPFDAFLTLRGVKTLALRMERHCSNALALAQWLERQPQVARVYYPGLASHPQHELAKRQMRGFGGMISLDLRCDLAGARRFLENVRIFSLAESLGGVESLIEHPAIMTHASIPAETRADLGIGDSLIRLSVGVEALEDLQADLAQALAKI